The Vibrio quintilis DNA window TTTTAGTGATGTGACGAAGTTTTCCCATTTCACGCAGATCATCGATGAATTCTTTTCCTGCTTTCATCGGGCCAACAGTGTGTGAACTGGAGGGGCCAACTCCGATTTTATAGATATCAAATACACTAATCATTCAGATTTCCTCGGACAGCCCCGTGGAACGGGGGCTGGTTAATACTTATTAATTCGAACGGTTTACAGTGCGCCATAAATAACAGATGAAATTGCTGCCAGGCCACAAACTGTTGTAAAGATTTGTACAGGTAATGATGTTCTGAATTTCGCCATCGCCGGTACTTTGAACATGGCATAGATTGGCAATAAGAACAGAATCGCGGCGATCATTGGTGCACCCATGGTTTCAATCATGCCCAGAATGCTTGGGTTGATAATGGCGACGATCCAGGTGGTCAGAACAATAAAGATGAGAGAGAATTTTTCGATTTTACTGACCTGAAAATCTGAACGACTTTTCACCAGGCCAACCAAACCTTCATGTGCGCCTAAGAAATGACCAAAGTAGCTGGATGTAATCGCAGCAAAAGCAACGATTGGGCCCATGTAGGAAATGATCGGGGAATCCTGCACATTTGCCAGATAAGACAGCACAGAGATATTTTGTGCTTTCGCCTGTGCCAGCTGTTCAGGTGAAAGAGACAGAACGACAGAGAACACGAAGAACATCACAAAACCCATCAGCATCATGGCTGCGCCACCGGTGATTGAATCTGTTTTCTGTACCGCGTTGTCACCGTGTTCCATCCGTTGTTCTTTTGTGAACTGGCTGATCACCGGGCTGTGGTTAAAAGAAAATACGATAATTGGAATTGCCAGCCAGATCACGGAAGGCATGGCGCTCCAGTCCGGTGCCACATCGATCATTGACGTGTTCCATTCAGGAATCAGGTAGAAAGATAATGCCAGCAGGATGAAAACCAGCGGGTAAACAATGGCAGAGGTTGCTTTGAGCATCAGTTGTTTACCAAACACAACGCCGGCCGTCATTGTCAGAATCAAACCACCGGACAGAAGCCAGCGGGGTATGGACGCCATCCCGAGCTGATTGACCAGAAATGAATCAACGGTATTGGTGATGCCGACACCATAAATCAGAACAATAGGATAAATAGCGAAAAAGTAAGCAAAAGTGATGAGATTCGCACCGGTTTTACCAAAGTGTTCTTCAACGGTATCTGTGATATCTGCATTTTTGTTTTTCGCT harbors:
- a CDS encoding aromatic amino acid transport family protein → MNSTISSTLPSQSRAENRFTYKDFTWCLSLFGTAVGAGVLFLPIKAGSGGFWPLVILALLAAPMTWFSHKSLARFVLSAKNKNADITDTVEEHFGKTGANLITFAYFFAIYPIVLIYGVGITNTVDSFLVNQLGMASIPRWLLSGGLILTMTAGVVFGKQLMLKATSAIVYPLVFILLALSFYLIPEWNTSMIDVAPDWSAMPSVIWLAIPIIVFSFNHSPVISQFTKEQRMEHGDNAVQKTDSITGGAAMMLMGFVMFFVFSVVLSLSPEQLAQAKAQNISVLSYLANVQDSPIISYMGPIVAFAAITSSYFGHFLGAHEGLVGLVKSRSDFQVSKIEKFSLIFIVLTTWIVAIINPSILGMIETMGAPMIAAILFLLPIYAMFKVPAMAKFRTSLPVQIFTTVCGLAAISSVIYGAL